A window of the Diabrotica undecimpunctata isolate CICGRU chromosome 1, icDiaUnde3, whole genome shotgun sequence genome harbors these coding sequences:
- the Dus3 gene encoding tRNA-dihydrouridine(47) synthase [NAD(P)(+)]-like → MASEGICKIKTEYIIPEQKRELNLEHVSEKDKNSIDNSTNGEESLEPPSKRQKFSKNKLKGQNKSRGPTFRLDKSKELCNSLINISKGDEIPKCDKNNCQFLHDVQKYLEIKPKDIDNSCYNFQTSGKCIRGLSCRFGNDHIAEGRNKVDQQKYLDYEAKGPHTRNILQHDIQVALRKRTYDFNLAEKCVKYVDSLRKNNKDEGEETDKNSIGCVTDEDLISVLQREKKKIDWKDKLVLSPLTTVGNLPFRRICKQFGADVTCGEMAMCSSLLQGMRQEWALLKRHESEDIFGVQLCANNPYLLAKCGQLLQKETDIDFVDLNMGCPIELVYKTGAGCGLMRRARVLESCVKSMSTILDIPFTVKMRMGVYNNENIAHTLAPKLRDYGASLLTIHGRSREQRYTRLANWEYIDKVAKAADPLPVLGNGDVLSYEDYVKAKETAPHVAGVMIGRGALIKPWIFTEIKEQKLWDISSSERFDIVKKYANYGLEHWGSDNTGVENTRRFLLEWLSFLYRYIPVGLLETPPQKINERPPHFKGRDELETLMASPAASDWIKISEMLLGKVPENFQFLPKHKANSYG, encoded by the exons ATGGCCAGTGAAggtatttgtaaaataaaaacaga gTACATCATTCCCGAGCAAAAGCGAGAATTAAATTTAGAGCATGTCTCTGAAAAAGACAAGAACTCTATTGACAATTCTACAAATGGAGAAGAATCGCTGGAACCACCTTCCAAAAGACAAAAGTTTTCAAAGAACAAGTTAAAGGGTCAGAATAAATCAAGAGGTCCAACATTCAGACTTGATAAAAGTAAAGAACTCTGTAATAGCTTGATTAATATATCCAAAGGAGACGAAATTCCAAAGTGTGACAAAAATAACTGTCAATTTTTACATGATGTTCAAAAGTATCTTGAAATAAAACCAAAGGATATAGACAATTCTTGCTATAACTTCCAAACTTCTGGAAAATGCATCAGAGGACTGTCTTGTAGGTTTGGCAATGATCATATTGCTGAAGGTCGGAATAAAGTTGATCAGCAAAAATATTTAGACTATGAAGCTAAGGGTCCACATACTAGAAATATTCTTCAACATGATATCCAAGTAGCACTTCGAAAGAGAACATATGATTTTAATTTGGCTGAGAAGTGTGTAAAGTATGTTGATTCTTTAAGAAAG aataataaGGATGAAGGTGAAGAAACAGATAAGAACAGTATTGGATGTGTTACAGATGAAGATttgatatcagttttacaaaGAGAGAAGAAAAAGATTGACTGGAAAGACAAATTGGTATTAAGTCCATTGACAACTGTAGGCAATCTTCCATTTAGAAGAATTTGCAAGCAATTTGGAGCTGATGTTACTTGTGGAGAAATGGCTATGTGCTCTTCATTATTACAGG GTATGAGACAGGAATGGGCCCTATTAAAAAGACATGAGTCAGAAGATATTTTTGGAGTACAACTGTGTGCCAATAATCCCTACTTATTGGCAAAGTGTGGGCAGCttttacaaaaagagacagataTTGATTTTGTCGATTTGAATATGGGATGTCCAATTGAACTGGTGTATAAAACTGGAGCTGGATGTGGATTGATGAGAAGAGCTAGAGTATTGGAAAGTTGTGTCAAAAGTATGAGCACCATTTTGGATATTCCATTCACTGTAAAGATGAGAATGGGTGTTTACAACAATGAAAATATAGCACATACTTTG gcacCAAAGTTGAGAGATTATGGAGCAAGCCTCCTAACAATTCATGGAAGATCTAGAGAGCAGAGGTACACAAGATTAGCAAATTGGGAATATATAGATAAAGTTGCAAAAGCAGCTGATCCATTGCCTGTATTAGGCAATGGGGATGTTCTTAGTTATGAAGATTATGTGAAAGCAAAAGAAACAGCTCCCCATGTCGCAGGAGTAATGATAGGAAGAGGGGCATTAATAAAACCTTGGATATTTACTGAAATAAAGGAGCAGAAGCTGTGGGATATATCCAGTTCAGAAAGGTTTGATATTGTAAAGAAATATGCCAACTATGGACTTGAACACTGGGGATCTGATAACACAGGTGTAGAAAATACTAGAAGATTCTTGTTGGAATGGCTGTCATTTTTGTATAGATATATACCAGTAGGGTTGTTGGAAACACCCCCTCAGAAGATAAATGAAAGACCTCCCCATTTTAAAGGGAGAGATGAACTAGAAACTTTAATGGCATCTCCTGCTGCTTCAGACTGGATTAAAATTAGTGAAATGCTGTTGGGAAAAGTCCCAGAAAACTTTCAATTTTTACCTAAACATAAGGCAAATTCTTATGGATAA
- the RhoGAPp190 gene encoding rho GTPase-activating protein 190 → MARKGDTIRSINVSVVGLSGVEKDKGHAGVGKSCFCNRFMRPHAEDYNVDHISVLSQTDFSGRVVNNDHFLYWGEVIKTSEEGVDYQFSVIEQTEFIDDSSFQPFKGGKMEPYVKRCASTKITSAEKLMYICKNQLGIEKEYEQRILPDGKLNIDGFVCVFDVSIVPSRSIEKQVEFAAAILNNLLKTKKPIVFVTTKNDDANDMYIREAHKLISRSEYKNSIPVVETSAHDSVNIDVCFMLLAQIIDKTKVRSKIPSYSEASLSKKELMDAASEAFMRLIRVHVTDCHAMWSQTVKKLNSHKEWIHFVQLFGLDGTQRLFRRHIKKLKDEQLAKQIAHYMEMLPDVLHELITGFNTLSDMDWPSIQQYLKSHPNFSQYFFERPEDLPWSECLDDNEETRIPFDVLETSEAETVFKNYVNVLQQEQKRLEWKKQFKQLLEDTGYVTPGKNLSEVRVLFMGRECFEALSEHDCQKIYDTHQREIIENAKHNFQELLLEHADLFYHFKSIAPTGTITQDDIKEITDVLQEDFRYKILDRLDQDRKLTLFQHLGFIHFPIREHCPAFPNCQDALIERILATKTHRPTSWNNSNQWLISSENNQLNLLILGLNNLADNLASKIRKQCDDDEYEIDCQFYNLDYRVINGDVSLPHNSFRTSDFIPHGSFCVYNNAQSFEYIRESLEKKLLSNLEQDDKLPFQGLPIVLMFLQDSSIDEKEVLRLREDGQNLADNLQCPFMDICLEQTTEEQLVHDSLHQLMQSIHHRAGFLNINQSVIECVEPDIRIIMCMFCGDPYSIENILGPLLSHQICFLSSSHSIILETFLGDSKRKVEVIISSFHGANAFRDELVHGFILVYSTKRKASLATLNAFSMNIPNLPIQILAVTDDGGATAFFNDDLSQLLITEGNSTADRLHAHFMTSSSSMQHKTAFFTPFFKEVWEKKPEIEQAFHMEEPSGLDSGEGTLERSKSQRHGHPLPPPRHESYYLKLNDGSESENFELSGPDERLSSSDHSDKFSSVYMYGSEGSEKKRSMHSGFHVYPPPATPPEPAPPDNILNVRHSKKPLLSTSQTSLEEAPYGDHPMSIPGSAWNSYQQHAFTTGRRHIPVSKSRSKGISQTLKQPGKLNMKNYSAVTEAIARMNVSEMSSPNFGNAPLATPEAVDLGCEYAQVKDLVHNMYPGQSPEYMYTMVQDAINTKSKLRQRREKGQPSYSDTDSEWSSLERRQRASEIYSKVSRKGGTHKRQRKKRTAIPVQPPRVPQLGSFTLPSVHTPVSDIDNEKVALATDSNSESTDGSEPEQFPPPTSSDIRMRFSQKRSLSLKKRMPEAANTHHFNIQLNSMDMYQSQGLLHDDESSLDVSSPRDNNSPMFGVLPKMKESDLEKILRKREKQKAKDDSKLEKRRLKEEKLRKVAEERDKKKQKSKQKPTPSKLADFIQSDKNYVPSFMEKCVRFIESEGLDSEGIYRVPGNRAHVDLLFTKFEEDTNVDIRDLDIPVNAVATALKDFVSKRLPPLFEPEVMTEMEEIAGTRLKPMVTTCGNLEVKNDRSCRLLALRSMLDKLPPINFQILKFIFQHFVRVTENSKLNSMDSKNLAICWWPTLLPIEFSDMGRFEQMRPYLEDIVQTMIDQYPFLFCGKEAFVMV, encoded by the coding sequence ATGGCGAGAAAAGGTGACACCATACGAAGCATCAACGTATCCGTTGTGGGATTATCCGGAGTGGAGAAAGACAAAGGACATGCAGGCGTCGGTAAATCCTGTTTCTGCAACCGTTTCATGCGACCCCACGCCGAGGACTACAACGTCGACCACATTTCCGTGCTAAGTCAGACCGACTTCAGTGGGAGAGTCGTCAACAACGACCACTTTCTGTATTGGGGCGAGGTAATAAAGACGTCAGAGGAAGGAGTCGATTATCAGTTCAGCGTAATCGAACAGACTGAGTTCATCGACGATTCTTCATTTCAACCCTTCAAAGGAGGTAAGATGGAGCCGTACGTCAAACGTTGCGCCTCCACTAAAATAACTTCAGCTGAAAAGCTAATGTATATTTGTAAGAATCAGTTAGGTATAGAGAAAGAATACGAGCAGAGAATTCTGCCCGATGGTAAATTGAATATCGACGGTTTTGTATGTGTTTTCGATGTAAGCATTGTGCCAAGTAGGAGTATTGAGAAGCAGGTCGAATTCGCAGCTGCTATTTTAAATAACTTGTTAAAAACTAAAAAACCGATAGTATTTGTAACAACTAAAAATGACGATGCCAATGATATGTACATTAGAGAAGCTCATAAGTTAATATCTAGAAGCGAATATAAAAATAGTATACCTGTAGTGGAAACTTCGGCACACGATAGTGTCAATATTGACGTTTGTTTCATGTTGCTCGCCCAGATAATCGATAAAACTAAAGTTAGGTCTAAAATACCGTCTTACAGCGAAGCTTCTTTATCCAAAAAGGAGCTTATGGATGCTGCCAGTGAAGCTTTCATGAGACTTATAAGAGTACACGTTACTGATTGTCACGCAATGTGGTCCCAGACAGTGAAGAAATTAAATTCACACAAGGAATGGATACATTTCGTGCAGTTATTCGGATTGGATGGTACACAAAGACTGTTTCGAAGacacattaaaaaattaaaagacgaGCAGCTTGCCAAGCAAATAGCGCACTATATGGAAATGTTGCCGGATGTTCTACACGAACTCATCACAGGATTTAACACTCTGTCCGACATGGATTGGCCTTCTATACAACAGTATCTCAAGTCTCATCCGAACTTTTCCCAATATTTCTTTGAGCGTCCCGAAGATTTACCTTGGTCAGAATGTTTGGACGACAACGAAGAAACTAGAATACCGTTCGATGTATTGGAGACAAGCGAAGCTGAAACAGTGTTTAAGAATTACGTCAATGTTTTGCAACAGGAGCAGAAACGTTTGGAGTGGAAGAAACAGTTCAAACAGTTACTTGAAGATACCGGTTACGTAACTCCGGGGAAGAATCTGTCTGAAGTAAGAGTATTGTTTATGGGTAGAGAATGTTTTGAGGCTCTATCTGAACATGACTGCCAGAAAATATATGATACACATCAAAGAGAAATCATCGAGAATGCTAAACATAATTTTCAAGAACTGTTACTGGAACACGCAGATCTGTTTTATCACTTTAAAAGCATCGCACCTACAGGAACTATTACTCAAGACGATATTAAAGAAATCACCGATGTTTTACAAGAAGATTTTAGATATAAGATATTAGACAGGCTCGACCAAGACAGAAAACTCACTCTTTTCCAACATTTGGGCTTTATACATTTCCCTATAAGAGAACACTGTCCAGCTTTTCCTAATTGTCAAGATGCCCTTATAGAACGTATTCTAGCGACCAAAACCCACCGACCAACCTCTTGGAACAATAGCAATCAGTGGTTGATTAGTTCCGAGAACAATCAACTTAACCTCCTCATTCTAGGACTGAATAATTTGGCCGATAATTTAGCTAGTAAGATTAGGAAACAATGTGATGACGATGAATACGAAATAGATTGCCAATTTTATAATTTAGACTATCGAGTTATAAATGGCGATGTTAGTTTGCCTCACAATTCCTTTAGGACTTCGGATTTTATACCTCACGGTAGTTTTTGTGTATATAACAACGCGCAGTCTTTTGAATATATACGAGAAAGTTTGGAGAAGAAGTTACTTTCTAATTTAGAACAGGACGATAAATTACCTTTCCAAGGCTTACCGATCGTCTTGATGTTCTTGCAAGATTCTTCCATCGACGAAAAGGAAGTGTTGAGGCTGAGAGAAGACGGTCAAAATCTTGCCGACAATTTACAATGTCCCTTTATGGATATTTGTTTAGAGCAAACCACAGAAGAACAACTTGTTCACGATTCTCTTCATCAGCTAATGCAGAGCATTCACCATCGCGCAGGCTTCTTAAATATCAATCAATCGGTCATTGAATGCGTCGAGCCTGATATTAGAATTATTATGTGCATGTTCTGCGGCGATCCGTACTCTATAGAAAACATTCTAGGGCCTCTTTTATCACATCAAATATGTTTCTTGTCGTCGTCGCACAGTATCATATTGGAGACATTTTTGGGTGATTCCAAGAGAAAAGTAGAAGTAATAATATCATCTTTTCACGGTGCTAATGCTTTTAGAGATGAACTGGTTCATGGTTTCATTTTAGTTTACTCCACCAAGAGAAAAGCTTCGTTAGCGACACTAAATGCTTTCTCTATGAACATTCCCAATTTGCCCATTCAGATATTAGCGGTTACTGATGATGGAGGAGCAACGGCGTTTTTTAACGACGATTTGAGTCAGCTACTCATCACAGAAGGCAATTCTACAGCAGATAGGTTGCATGCACATTTTATGACGTCCTCTAGTTCGATGCAACATAAAACGGCATTTTTCACGCCATTTTTTAAAGAAGTTTGGGAAAAGAAACCGGAAATTGAACAAGCTTTCCACATGGAAGAGCCGTCAGGATTAGACAGCGGCGAGGGTACTCTAGAAAGATCGAAAAGTCAAAGACATGGACATCCTTTGCCTCCTCCAAGGCACGAgagttattatttaaaattaaacgatgGCAGCGAAAGCGAAAACTTTGAACTCAGTGGCCCCGACGAGAGACTTAGTTCCAGTGACCACAGTGACAAATTCTCAAGTGTTTATATGTACGGAAGCGAAGGTAGTGAGAAAAAGAGAAGTATGCATTCCGGTTTCCACGTGTATCCACCCCCTGCGACACCACCGGAGCCCGCGCCTCCAGACAATATACTCAACGTAAGACATTCCAAGAAACCATTACTATCCACATCTCAAACTAGTTTAGAAGAGGCTCCCTACGGAGATCATCCAATGTCTATTCCCGGAAGCGCTTGGAATAGTTATCAGCAGCACGCATTTACTACGGGTCGTAGACACATTCCAGTATCTAAATCTCGTTCAAAAGGTATCTCACAGACTTTAAAACAGCCGGGTAAACtgaatatgaaaaattattccGCTGTGACGGAAGCCATAGCTAGAATGAACGTGTCTGAAATGTCTTCACCCAATTTCGGCAACGCTCCTCTCGCCACCCCGGAAGCTGTGGACTTAGGTTGTGAATATGCTCAAGTTAAGGATCTTGTTCATAACATGTATCCGGGCCAGAGCCCCGAATATATGTACACCATGGTACAAGACGCCATTAATACGAAATCAAAGTTAAGACAAAGAAGAGAGAAAGGCCAACCGTCTTACTCGGACACAGATAGCGAATGGAGTAGTTTAGAAAGAAGGCAGCGCGCCAGTGAAATCTACTCGAAGGTTAGTAGAAAAGGTGGCACCCATAAAAGACAACGAAAGAAAAGAACCGCCATACCGGTACAACCCCCACGAGTACCACAACTCGGTTCGTTCACGCTTCCATCCGTACATACCCCGGTGTCAGACATCGATAACGAGAAAGTTGCCTTGGCTACCGATTCGAATTCAGAGTCAACGGATGGCAGCGAGCCCGAGCAGTTTCCTCCGCCAACTAGCTCTGACATTCGTATGAGATTCTCTCAAAAGCGGTCTCTTAGTTTAAAGAAAAGAATGCCAGAAGCTGCCAATACTCACCACTTTAATATTCAGCTGAATTCGATGGATATGTATCAAAGTCAAGGTTTACTACACGATGATGAATCTAGTTTAGACGTTTCTTCTCCCAGAGATAACAATTCCCCGATGTTCGGAGTGTTGCCTAAGATGAAAGAGTCCGACTTGGAGAAGATACTTCGTAAACGAGAAAAGCAAAAAGCGAAAGATGATTCCAAGTTGGAAAAACGTAGATTGAAAGAAGAAAAGTTACGAAAAGTCGCCGAAGAAAGagacaagaaaaaacaaaaatcgaaGCAGAAACCGACACCATCCAAACTAGCCGATTTTATTCAATCTGATAAAAATTACGTTCCTAGTTTTATGGAAAAGTGCGTGAGATTTATCGAAAGTGAAGGTTTAGATTCGGAGGGAATATACCGAGTTCCTGGCAATAGAGCTCATGTAGATTTACTCTTTACCAAATTCGAAGAAGATACCAACGTCGATATTCGTGATCTAGACATTCCTGTTAACGCTGTAGCCACAGCACTAAAAGACTTCGTAAGCAAAAGACTCCCACCGCTGTTCGAACCCGAGGTTATGACTGAAATGGAAGAAATTGCGGGAACTCGATTAAAACCGATGGTAACAACTTGCGGTAATCTAGAGGTAAAGAATGATCGTAGCTGCAGATTGCTGGCTTTGAGGAGTATGCTCGACAAATTGCCTCCTATAAACTTTCAGATATTGAAATTCATCTTTCAGCATTTCGTTAGAGTGACCGAGAATTCCAAACTGAACAGTATGGATAGTAAGAACCTAGCAATATGTTGGTGGCCTACTTTATTACCGATAGAATTTAGTGACATGGGCAGATTTGAGCAGATGCGACCGTACTTGGAGGACATCGTCCAGACGATGATCGATCAATATCCGTTTTTGTTTTGTGGAAAGGAGGCTTTTGTAATGGTTTAA